A single Micromonospora luteifusca DNA region contains:
- a CDS encoding NAD(P)H-quinone oxidoreductase, giving the protein MRAITIPQPGGPDALVWAEVPDPEPGPGEVIVDVRASGVNRADLLQRQGHYPPPPGAPAYPGLECSGVITVVGPEAAGWAVGQQVCALLAGGGYAERVAVPAEQLLPVPACDPVDAAALPEVACTVWSNLVMVARLGKGETLLVHGGGSGIGTFAIQLGAALGATVLTTARETKHSRLRELGAAHTIDYREQDFVEEVRRATDGRGVDVILDIMGASYLGRNVSALATGGRLVTIGLQGGRTAELDLGALLTKRASIAATSLRSRPLAEKAKIVQGVRDEVWPLIEAGMVRPVVDRRLPITEAAQAHRLVESNDHFGKVLLLRV; this is encoded by the coding sequence ATGCGAGCCATCACCATTCCGCAGCCCGGTGGACCCGACGCGCTGGTCTGGGCCGAGGTGCCCGACCCTGAGCCAGGGCCCGGCGAGGTGATCGTGGATGTGCGGGCCAGCGGGGTCAACCGCGCTGACCTGCTGCAACGGCAGGGGCACTACCCTCCGCCGCCGGGCGCGCCCGCGTACCCCGGCTTGGAATGCTCTGGGGTGATCACCGTGGTCGGCCCGGAGGCCGCCGGGTGGGCGGTCGGGCAGCAGGTCTGCGCGTTGCTGGCCGGCGGGGGGTACGCCGAGCGGGTCGCGGTCCCCGCCGAGCAACTGCTGCCGGTGCCGGCCTGCGACCCGGTCGACGCGGCGGCGCTGCCTGAGGTGGCCTGCACGGTCTGGTCGAACCTGGTCATGGTGGCGCGGCTCGGCAAGGGCGAAACGCTGCTGGTGCACGGCGGGGGCAGCGGGATAGGCACCTTCGCGATCCAGCTCGGGGCGGCGCTCGGCGCCACCGTCCTGACCACCGCGCGGGAGACCAAGCACTCCAGGCTGCGCGAGCTGGGCGCGGCACACACGATCGACTACCGGGAGCAGGACTTCGTCGAGGAGGTCCGGCGAGCCACCGATGGTCGTGGCGTCGACGTCATCCTGGACATCATGGGCGCGTCCTACCTGGGCCGGAACGTCTCCGCGCTGGCGACCGGCGGCCGGCTGGTGACGATCGGGTTGCAGGGTGGGCGCACAGCCGAGTTGGATCTCGGAGCGTTGTTGACCAAACGGGCGAGCATCGCCGCGACGTCGCTACGCTCCCGCCCGCTCGCGGAGAAGGCGAAGATCGTCCAGGGCGTACGGGACGAGGTGTGGCCGTTGATCGAGGCTGGCATGGTCCGACCGGTGGTGGACCGGCGGCTGCCGATTACCGAAGCCGCGCAGGCGCACCGGCTCGTCGAGTCGAACGATCACTTCGGCAAGGTGCTGCTCCTGCGGGTGTGA
- a CDS encoding sensor histidine kinase gives MPDHPGRAESPTMALPVVGAGPPAAPRRGRFGRTLTARAVLVTCAVSLVSVLVTAIVAVPLAIRGAERRDQEALAAQARLAAEVLRTRLDRGRSADEERLIQQLRNQGIDAYLIRRGTVDRPGLPPRVVQRIEQGGNVSVRRPVNGERALVEGRALPNGNGVVLSRPAANGLWAKVLLSLWLPLLAGLTAGVVAGLLLARRLARPIRVAATAAARLRAGDRAVRVPVESPDEVADLAEALNGLAAALATSEGRQREFLLSVSHELRTPLTAIRGYAEALADGVLGADDTVDTGRTMLAEAQHLDRLIGDLLALARLEAADFPLEPVPVDLTQLAMDAEPTWSGRCAAVGVSFRVDTPGQPVPAYTDPGRIRQVLDGLLENALRVVPPGSPVVLAVRPADTDPACGGVLEVRDGGPGFTDDDLAVAFERGALHQRYRGVRKVGSGLGLALAAGLVRRLGGEIAAGHAPEGGAAFTVRLPGDPYLARTSA, from the coding sequence ATGCCTGACCACCCCGGGCGCGCCGAATCGCCGACCATGGCCCTGCCGGTGGTCGGCGCCGGCCCGCCGGCCGCGCCCCGACGTGGCCGGTTCGGCCGCACGCTGACCGCCCGGGCGGTGCTGGTCACCTGCGCGGTGTCGCTGGTGTCGGTGCTGGTCACCGCGATCGTCGCCGTGCCGTTGGCAATCCGGGGTGCGGAGCGCCGCGATCAGGAGGCGCTCGCCGCACAGGCCCGGCTCGCCGCCGAGGTGCTGAGGACCCGACTGGACCGGGGTCGCAGCGCCGACGAGGAGCGACTCATCCAGCAACTGCGCAACCAGGGCATCGACGCGTACCTGATCCGGCGCGGGACGGTCGACCGGCCGGGCCTGCCGCCCCGGGTGGTGCAGCGGATCGAGCAGGGCGGAAACGTGTCGGTCCGCCGCCCGGTCAACGGCGAGCGCGCCCTGGTCGAGGGCCGGGCCCTCCCCAACGGCAACGGGGTGGTGCTCTCCCGTCCTGCGGCAAACGGGCTCTGGGCCAAGGTGTTGCTCAGTCTGTGGCTGCCGCTGCTGGCCGGGTTGACCGCCGGTGTGGTGGCCGGGCTGCTGCTGGCCCGACGGCTGGCCCGGCCGATCCGCGTCGCGGCCACCGCCGCCGCCCGGCTGCGCGCCGGTGACCGTGCGGTCCGGGTGCCGGTCGAGTCGCCGGACGAGGTCGCCGACCTGGCCGAGGCGTTGAACGGGTTGGCCGCCGCGCTGGCCACCAGTGAGGGTCGGCAACGGGAGTTCCTGCTGTCCGTCTCGCACGAGCTGCGCACCCCGCTGACCGCGATCCGGGGGTACGCCGAGGCGCTCGCCGACGGGGTGCTCGGCGCGGACGACACGGTCGACACCGGCAGGACGATGCTGGCCGAAGCCCAACACCTGGACCGGCTGATCGGCGATCTGCTGGCGTTGGCCCGCCTGGAGGCCGCCGACTTCCCCCTCGAACCGGTGCCGGTGGACCTGACCCAGCTGGCCATGGACGCGGAGCCGACCTGGTCCGGCCGGTGCGCGGCGGTGGGCGTGTCGTTCCGGGTGGACACGCCGGGTCAGCCGGTGCCCGCGTACACCGATCCGGGGCGCATCCGGCAGGTGCTGGACGGGCTGCTGGAGAACGCGCTGCGGGTCGTACCCCCGGGGTCGCCGGTGGTGCTCGCGGTCCGGCCGGCCGACACGGACCCGGCCTGCGGCGGTGTGCTGGAGGTCCGGGACGGCGGGCCCGGCTTCACCGACGACGACCTGGCGGTGGCGTTCGAACGCGGTGCGCTGCACCAGCGTTACCGGGGAGTGCGCAAGGTGGGCAGCGGGCTGGGGTTGGCGCTGGCCGCCGGGCTGGTCCGTCGGTTGGGCGGGGAGATCGCCGCGGGGCACGCACCGGAGGGCGGTGCCGCCTTCACGGTCCGACTACCCGGTGATCCTTACCTGGCCCGAACATCGGCCTGA
- a CDS encoding class I SAM-dependent methyltransferase, whose translation MRQDEIWDTETASRYDTPGTGMFAPEVLDPTVERLSHLAGTGRALEFAIGTGRVAIPLAERGVPVTGIELSAAMLAVLRQKVDETRIPVIAGDMATATAPGEFALVYLVFNTISNLLTQAEQVECFRNAARHLTPGGRFVIELWVPELRKLPPGQAATVFACEPGYIGLDTYDTLLQHVVSHHFEFGPGRDARVGRSPHRYIWPAELDLMAQLAGFELESRHADWSGAEFTADSRSHVSVYRLPSHS comes from the coding sequence ATGCGCCAGGACGAGATCTGGGACACCGAAACCGCGAGCCGCTACGACACCCCGGGCACCGGCATGTTCGCGCCGGAAGTGCTCGACCCGACGGTGGAGCGGCTCAGTCACCTCGCCGGCACCGGACGGGCGCTCGAATTCGCGATCGGAACCGGCCGGGTGGCGATCCCGCTGGCCGAGCGCGGCGTGCCGGTCACCGGCATCGAGCTGTCCGCGGCGATGCTCGCCGTGCTTCGCCAGAAGGTGGACGAGACGCGGATCCCGGTGATCGCCGGTGACATGGCCACCGCCACCGCACCGGGTGAGTTCGCCCTGGTCTACCTGGTGTTCAACACGATCTCGAACCTGCTCACCCAGGCCGAGCAGGTGGAATGCTTCCGCAACGCGGCCCGGCACCTGACGCCGGGCGGCCGTTTCGTCATCGAGCTGTGGGTGCCCGAGCTGCGCAAGCTGCCGCCGGGCCAGGCCGCGACAGTGTTCGCCTGCGAGCCGGGCTACATCGGCCTGGACACCTACGACACCCTGCTCCAGCACGTCGTGTCACACCACTTCGAGTTCGGTCCAGGGCGAGACGCGCGGGTGGGTCGGTCGCCGCACCGCTACATCTGGCCTGCCGAGCTGGATCTGATGGCGCAGCTCGCCGGCTTCGAGCTGGAGAGCCGGCACGCGGACTGGTCCGGAGCCGAGTTCACCGCCGACTCCCGCTCGCACGTCTCGGTCTATCGCCTGCCCAGTCACTCCTGA
- a CDS encoding ricin-type beta-trefoil lectin domain protein, producing MPANPARPGRATRRRACTVAVAVAALVLPMLAGPAAPATAADRPTVQPLPANLEAIRAAEATALYGSPQIRPIDQRHTALITMGDSEISGEGVGNYVPGTHQDGNWCDRSYDQAVFRTGITSDAQYNLACSGATPWNLIAGGPTQHNELNQGDYLGIKARNTHVKLIWVVVGANGDGTIQFGPVATDCAVRRVFFQGACYPTYTDQWTIRTDGSRQAVESALTDIRQTMTNAGYLRSDYELVLMSYPSPGSPDVEDNPNFPGWYSGGCLLYLADAAFARNKAVPMFESALRSAAANTGTRYLDASRLFHGHEVCTDNTSVRGLYIEVGIWNENAARQSFHPNARGHGMFAQCITQFWNSGQDRASCVDPASTGSGVLYPGLLEFKQLRNLATGTCVDGKGYDSRNGTAQQPYSCHGGRNQGFWYDQNRRSLHSELSHDRCLDVANSSMTSGTAVNIYDCNGTGAQQFVFVGNQIRPASANNLCVAFDNPLLGSSRLRLASCSSNTRQQWSFEARTAANPVGYGHDDFIGSRVY from the coding sequence ATGCCTGCAAACCCCGCCAGGCCCGGACGCGCGACCCGACGACGGGCCTGCACCGTCGCCGTCGCCGTCGCCGCTCTCGTCCTACCGATGCTCGCCGGACCCGCCGCCCCCGCCACCGCCGCCGACCGGCCAACCGTCCAACCACTCCCCGCCAACCTCGAAGCCATCCGGGCCGCCGAAGCCACCGCCCTCTACGGCAGCCCGCAGATCCGCCCGATCGACCAACGCCACACCGCACTCATCACCATGGGCGACAGTGAGATCTCCGGCGAAGGAGTCGGCAATTACGTCCCCGGCACCCACCAGGACGGCAACTGGTGCGACCGCTCGTACGACCAGGCGGTGTTCCGCACCGGCATCACGTCGGACGCGCAATACAACCTGGCCTGCTCCGGTGCCACCCCGTGGAACCTCATCGCTGGCGGCCCGACCCAGCACAACGAGCTGAACCAGGGCGACTACCTGGGCATCAAGGCGCGCAACACGCACGTGAAGCTGATCTGGGTGGTGGTCGGCGCGAACGGTGACGGGACCATCCAGTTCGGTCCGGTCGCCACCGACTGCGCCGTCCGCCGGGTCTTCTTCCAGGGGGCCTGCTACCCCACCTACACCGACCAGTGGACGATCCGCACCGACGGCAGCCGGCAAGCGGTCGAATCGGCACTCACCGACATCCGGCAGACCATGACCAACGCCGGCTACCTGCGCTCGGACTACGAACTGGTGCTCATGTCGTACCCGAGCCCGGGCAGCCCCGACGTCGAGGACAACCCGAACTTCCCCGGCTGGTACTCCGGTGGCTGCCTGCTCTATCTGGCCGACGCGGCGTTCGCCCGGAACAAGGCGGTGCCGATGTTCGAGTCGGCGCTACGGTCGGCTGCGGCGAACACCGGCACCCGCTACCTGGACGCCAGCCGGCTCTTCCACGGCCACGAGGTGTGCACCGACAACACCTCGGTGCGCGGCCTCTACATCGAGGTCGGGATCTGGAACGAGAACGCTGCCCGGCAGTCGTTCCACCCCAACGCTCGTGGGCACGGCATGTTCGCCCAGTGCATCACCCAGTTCTGGAACTCCGGCCAGGACCGGGCCAGCTGCGTCGACCCGGCCAGCACCGGCAGCGGCGTGCTCTACCCGGGGTTGCTGGAGTTCAAGCAACTGCGCAACCTGGCCACCGGCACCTGCGTCGACGGCAAGGGGTACGACTCCCGCAACGGCACCGCACAGCAGCCGTACTCCTGTCACGGTGGGCGTAACCAGGGCTTCTGGTACGACCAGAACCGGCGGTCGCTGCACTCGGAGCTCTCCCACGACCGCTGCCTCGACGTCGCCAACAGCTCGATGACCTCCGGCACGGCGGTCAACATCTACGACTGCAACGGCACCGGCGCGCAGCAGTTCGTCTTCGTGGGTAACCAGATCAGGCCGGCGAGCGCCAACAACCTCTGCGTGGCGTTCGACAACCCGCTGCTGGGCAGCTCTCGCCTGCGGTTGGCGAGTTGCTCCAGCAACACCCGGCAGCAGTGGTCGTTCGAGGCCCGTACCGCCGCCAACCCGGTCGGCTACGGTCACGACGACTTCATCGGCTCCCGCGTCTACTGA
- a CDS encoding glycosyltransferase family 2 protein, giving the protein MKLSILMPVFNEEERIADALKQALAVDYPCEIELVVVDDGSRDGTGEVLGRADDARLRVITHQRNAGKGAAIKTAVDSAEGDYMVILDADLEYDPQDIPKLLAPVLDGRATVVYGNRTFGSHSAYSFWYVMGNKGVTMAANVLFNSYIGDLETCFKLMPVALYRSLDVRSRGFGMEAEVTGKLLRQRIRPYEVPISYRARGREEGKKITWKDGVEAIWILGRERARRRPAASSAR; this is encoded by the coding sequence GTGAAGCTCTCGATCCTCATGCCGGTCTTCAACGAGGAAGAACGCATCGCGGATGCCCTCAAGCAGGCATTGGCGGTGGACTATCCGTGCGAGATCGAGTTGGTCGTCGTCGACGACGGTAGTCGGGACGGCACCGGCGAGGTCCTCGGTCGCGCGGACGACGCACGCCTGCGGGTCATCACCCACCAGCGCAACGCCGGCAAGGGTGCCGCCATCAAGACGGCGGTCGACAGCGCCGAGGGCGACTACATGGTCATCCTCGACGCCGACCTGGAGTACGACCCGCAGGACATCCCCAAGCTGCTCGCCCCGGTGCTCGACGGGCGAGCGACCGTCGTCTACGGCAATCGCACCTTCGGCAGCCACAGCGCCTACAGCTTCTGGTATGTGATGGGCAACAAGGGCGTCACGATGGCGGCCAACGTGCTGTTCAACTCGTACATTGGCGATCTTGAGACCTGCTTCAAGCTGATGCCGGTGGCGCTCTACCGGTCGCTCGACGTGCGTTCGCGCGGCTTCGGCATGGAGGCCGAGGTGACCGGCAAGCTGCTGCGGCAACGGATCCGCCCGTACGAGGTGCCGATCAGTTACCGGGCGCGTGGCCGGGAAGAGGGCAAGAAGATCACCTGGAAGGACGGCGTCGAGGCGATCTGGATCCTCGGTCGCGAACGCGCCCGCCGCCGCCCCGCGGCCTCGTCCGCGCGCTGA
- a CDS encoding glycosyltransferase family 39 protein, with amino-acid sequence MSAAGSLLAAVPVAAVLLLTVATRPREAGAVAPLRLAVVRAALLSGAYAVLVVEVLGALHVLTRPAFVAAWLLFLAAAATAVGVRRRRETPRAQPRSAAPRPVQVGAALSGGSPEASAPAVDPGVAESGPTPTQTGRAPSGLLAVAVDAWRTAGRGERLLAGTVAGLVLVELLVALLAEPNNFDSQTYHLPKVEHWVAQGDLDFWPTAIHRQVTIPPGAEYLLLHLRLLTGGDQLYNLVQWAAGVVCLLVAARITAQLGGGRRAQLLTAFVLATTPMAVLQATSTQTDLVCAAWVACAATLVLDGLRRRTGWGTILGLGAATGLTAVTKTSGLIAVGPLLVLWGLAQLRLALTANAATTGTASPGATTPGPTTAGTATSGAATTGGGQRPRPVGGLARTVGGSVLILLVAAVVVGPFLARVTAEFGHPLGPPRLRESIPMERHDPPSILVNALRIGHTAFDTPLAPLRRAGAEAIIDGAGAIGVDPQDRAITFGREIFPEPAWYPDEDRVAFPLAGALVLIGAVVALTRPRRIGPERAGPLRAYAVVVLTAVLLHTSMIKWQPWGNRLILYALVLAVPLAGLWLDALLRRHTHPSRVGARRSVATLAAVTVLAASALAGVLAVSYGFPRRLVGTGSVFTTSDWDTRFVRRPEWADEFRWAAAAVRDSGAGRIGLVQQNDNWEYPWWLLLRQPDGRSPELVSLQSVLPERPPADPASVDAIVCTGSKPACAKLVPAGWRLEFRGYVGYALPPGR; translated from the coding sequence ATGTCGGCTGCCGGCTCCCTGCTCGCGGCGGTTCCTGTCGCCGCGGTGCTCCTGCTCACCGTCGCGACGAGGCCGCGCGAGGCCGGCGCGGTCGCACCGCTGCGGCTCGCCGTGGTGCGCGCCGCGCTGCTCAGCGGGGCGTACGCGGTGCTCGTCGTCGAGGTGCTCGGCGCGTTGCACGTGCTGACCCGGCCGGCGTTCGTCGCCGCCTGGCTGCTCTTCCTGGCCGCCGCCGCGACAGCAGTCGGGGTGCGGCGGCGACGGGAGACTCCTCGCGCGCAGCCGCGTAGCGCCGCACCGCGACCGGTGCAGGTCGGCGCCGCGCTGTCCGGTGGCAGCCCCGAGGCCTCCGCCCCGGCCGTCGACCCCGGTGTGGCCGAGTCCGGCCCCACGCCGACCCAGACCGGCCGGGCACCCTCCGGCCTGCTCGCCGTGGCGGTCGACGCCTGGCGTACGGCAGGTCGGGGCGAGCGGTTGCTCGCCGGCACGGTCGCCGGGCTGGTCCTGGTGGAGTTGCTGGTCGCGCTGCTGGCCGAGCCGAACAACTTCGACTCGCAGACGTACCACCTGCCGAAGGTGGAGCACTGGGTGGCCCAGGGCGACCTGGACTTCTGGCCCACCGCGATCCACCGGCAGGTGACCATCCCGCCGGGAGCCGAGTATCTGCTGCTGCACCTGCGTCTGCTCACCGGCGGGGACCAGCTGTACAACCTGGTGCAGTGGGCGGCCGGTGTGGTCTGCCTGTTGGTGGCCGCACGGATCACCGCGCAGCTCGGCGGCGGCCGGAGGGCCCAGTTGCTCACCGCGTTCGTGCTGGCGACCACGCCGATGGCGGTGCTCCAGGCGACCAGCACGCAGACCGACCTGGTCTGCGCGGCGTGGGTGGCCTGCGCGGCGACCCTGGTGCTGGACGGGCTGCGGCGGCGGACCGGCTGGGGCACGATCCTCGGGTTGGGCGCGGCCACCGGGCTGACCGCGGTGACCAAGACCAGTGGCCTGATCGCGGTCGGCCCACTGCTGGTGCTCTGGGGGCTGGCCCAGCTGCGGCTGGCCCTGACCGCGAACGCGGCGACGACCGGCACGGCATCGCCCGGAGCGACGACGCCCGGCCCGACGACGGCAGGCACGGCGACGAGCGGCGCGGCGACGACCGGCGGAGGTCAGCGGCCTCGGCCGGTTGGCGGGCTGGCCCGCACGGTCGGTGGCTCAGTGCTCATCCTGCTGGTCGCGGCCGTGGTGGTCGGCCCGTTCCTGGCTCGGGTGACCGCCGAGTTCGGGCACCCGCTGGGGCCGCCCCGGCTACGCGAATCGATCCCGATGGAGCGGCACGATCCGCCGTCGATCCTGGTCAACGCTCTGCGGATCGGGCACACCGCGTTCGACACGCCGCTGGCGCCCCTGCGCCGGGCCGGAGCCGAGGCGATCATCGACGGCGCTGGCGCGATCGGGGTCGACCCGCAGGACCGCGCGATCACCTTCGGTCGGGAGATCTTTCCGGAGCCGGCCTGGTATCCGGACGAGGATCGGGTGGCGTTCCCCCTGGCCGGGGCGCTGGTGTTGATCGGTGCGGTCGTCGCGCTCACTCGTCCGCGCCGGATCGGCCCCGAGCGGGCCGGGCCGCTGCGCGCGTACGCGGTGGTGGTGCTGACCGCCGTCCTGCTGCACACCTCAATGATCAAGTGGCAGCCGTGGGGAAACCGGCTGATCCTCTACGCCCTGGTGCTCGCGGTGCCGTTGGCCGGGCTCTGGCTCGACGCGCTTTTGCGCCGCCATACGCACCCGAGCAGGGTGGGGGCGCGGCGGTCGGTGGCCACGCTGGCGGCCGTCACCGTGCTGGCCGCCTCGGCGCTGGCCGGGGTGCTCGCGGTGTCGTACGGCTTCCCCCGGCGGCTGGTCGGCACCGGCTCGGTCTTCACCACCTCGGACTGGGACACCCGGTTCGTGCGTCGCCCCGAGTGGGCTGACGAGTTCCGCTGGGCCGCGGCGGCGGTCCGCGACAGCGGTGCCGGTCGGATCGGGCTGGTGCAGCAGAACGACAACTGGGAGTACCCGTGGTGGCTGCTGCTGCGGCAGCCGGACGGACGCTCGCCGGAGTTGGTGTCGCTGCAGTCGGTGCTGCCGGAACGACCGCCCGCGGACCCCGCATCGGTGGACGCGATCGTGTGCACCGGCAGCAAGCCGGCCTGCGCCAAGCTCGTCCCGGCGGGCTGGCGGCTGGAGTTCCGCGGCTACGTCGGCTACGCGCTGCCGCCGGGTCGCTGA
- a CDS encoding response regulator transcription factor codes for MTVEPPHRGLVLVVEDEPAIADLVRLYLTRDGFGVHLERDGAAGLSAARRLRPVACVLDIALPGLPGTEICRRMREAGDWTPVIFLTARDDEVDRIVGLELGADDYVTKPFSPRELVARVRAVLRRSAGGPEGADRPRVVGPVTLDPARRTVTVAGAPVQLTSTEFDLLAHLMARPGRVFTREELLAGVWGYAAHAGTRTVDVHVAQVRAKLGPASVIRTHRGVGYAVDA; via the coding sequence GTGACCGTCGAACCGCCGCACCGCGGGCTCGTCCTCGTGGTCGAGGACGAGCCGGCCATCGCCGACCTGGTCAGGCTGTACCTCACCCGGGACGGGTTCGGTGTCCACCTGGAGCGGGACGGTGCGGCCGGCCTGAGCGCCGCCCGCCGACTGCGCCCGGTGGCCTGCGTCCTGGACATCGCGCTGCCGGGCCTGCCCGGCACTGAGATCTGCCGCCGGATGCGCGAGGCCGGTGACTGGACCCCGGTCATCTTCCTCACCGCCCGGGACGACGAGGTGGATCGGATCGTCGGCCTGGAGTTGGGTGCCGACGACTACGTCACCAAGCCGTTCAGCCCCCGGGAGTTGGTTGCCCGGGTGCGCGCGGTGCTGCGCCGTTCCGCCGGCGGCCCGGAGGGCGCGGACCGGCCGCGCGTCGTCGGCCCGGTGACGCTCGACCCGGCCCGCCGGACGGTGACCGTCGCGGGTGCCCCGGTGCAGCTCACCTCCACCGAGTTCGACCTGCTGGCCCACCTGATGGCCCGGCCCGGTCGGGTCTTCACCCGGGAGGAGTTGCTGGCCGGGGTCTGGGGTTACGCGGCCCACGCCGGCACCCGGACGGTGGACGTGCACGTCGCCCAGGTGCGGGCGAAGCTCGGACCGGCCAGCGTGATCCGCACCCACCGCGGCGTGGGGTACGCGGTCGATGCCTGA
- a CDS encoding phosphotransferase has protein sequence MTTNANGRGLDWSSEQWQLWARSWVETQLSQAGRRVTGLVEPRVRPWSLVWRVPTDDGSVWFKANNRGTVHEAVLIATLAQLTPERVLTPIAVDPVQGWSLLPDGGESLRDVLARDPDLAHWERALPGYAALQLATAPGADELVSLGVPDHRPEALAGLFAELLDDRESLLIGAEGGLSPDMYERLRAELPSYAERCRRLADIGIPATVQHDDLHDGNVFAGRDGYRYFDWGDASVAHPFGTLLVTLRSIRYGMELAADDARLVRLRDAYLEAWTDRYDRRTLVEAADLAINLGAVSRSLSWRRALDTAEESRAEYADAVPGWLEELFAASPLQPDSRP, from the coding sequence GTGACGACGAACGCGAATGGGCGCGGCCTCGACTGGTCCAGCGAGCAGTGGCAGTTGTGGGCCCGGTCCTGGGTCGAGACGCAGCTGAGTCAGGCCGGTCGGCGGGTGACCGGGCTGGTGGAGCCCCGGGTTCGTCCCTGGTCGCTGGTGTGGCGCGTGCCGACCGACGACGGCTCGGTCTGGTTCAAGGCCAACAACCGGGGCACGGTGCACGAGGCCGTCCTGATCGCGACGCTCGCCCAGCTGACGCCTGAGCGGGTGCTGACACCGATCGCGGTCGACCCGGTGCAGGGCTGGTCGCTGCTGCCCGACGGCGGCGAGTCGTTGCGCGACGTGCTGGCGCGCGATCCCGATCTGGCGCACTGGGAGCGGGCGCTGCCCGGGTACGCCGCGCTTCAACTGGCCACCGCGCCGGGTGCCGACGAGTTGGTCTCCCTGGGCGTGCCGGATCACCGCCCCGAGGCGCTGGCCGGGCTCTTCGCCGAGTTGCTCGACGATCGCGAGTCACTGCTGATCGGTGCCGAGGGCGGGCTCAGCCCGGACATGTACGAGCGGCTGCGGGCCGAGCTGCCGTCGTACGCCGAGCGGTGCCGCCGGCTCGCCGACATCGGCATCCCGGCCACTGTGCAACACGACGACCTGCACGACGGCAACGTCTTCGCGGGCCGGGACGGCTATCGCTACTTCGACTGGGGCGACGCCTCGGTGGCGCACCCGTTCGGCACGCTGCTGGTGACCCTGCGCTCCATCCGGTACGGCATGGAGCTGGCAGCCGACGACGCCCGGCTGGTGCGGCTGCGCGACGCCTACCTGGAAGCGTGGACCGACCGGTACGACCGTCGGACCCTCGTCGAGGCGGCCGACCTCGCGATAAACCTGGGGGCGGTGAGCCGGTCGCTGTCCTGGCGTCGCGCTCTGGACACCGCCGAGGAGTCGCGCGCCGAGTACGCCGACGCGGTGCCCGGCTGGCTGGAGGAGCTGTTCGCCGCAAGTCCGCTCCAGCCCGATTCCCGACCATGA
- the soxR gene encoding redox-sensitive transcriptional activator SoxR, with protein sequence MQDLLTIGELSVRSGVAPSALRYYERLGLIRADRTGGNQRRYARAELRRVAFIRISQQVGVSLDEIRAALESLPEARTPSPQDWARLSASWRGRLDEKIRLLTNLRDDLDGCIGCGCLSLQRCTLNNPGDALAGEGPGARLMLPRAPEESTPADSLA encoded by the coding sequence ATGCAGGATCTACTGACGATCGGCGAGCTGTCCGTCCGCTCCGGCGTCGCACCGTCGGCGCTGCGCTACTACGAGCGACTCGGGCTGATCCGCGCCGACCGTACCGGCGGTAACCAGCGCCGGTACGCCCGCGCCGAGTTGCGGCGGGTCGCCTTCATCCGGATCTCCCAGCAGGTCGGCGTCTCGCTTGACGAGATCCGGGCCGCGTTGGAGTCACTCCCCGAAGCCCGCACGCCCAGCCCGCAGGACTGGGCGCGGCTCTCCGCGAGCTGGCGGGGCCGGTTGGACGAGAAGATCCGGCTGCTCACCAACCTCCGCGACGACCTGGACGGCTGCATCGGCTGTGGCTGCCTCTCCCTGCAGCGGTGCACGCTCAACAACCCCGGGGACGCGCTGGCCGGCGAGGGGCCGGGCGCCCGTCTGATGCTGCCCCGGGCGCCGGAGGAGTCGACCCCGGCGGACTCGCTCGCCTGA